The Lipingzhangella halophila genome segment TGGGTCGAATCCCATTACGCATCCTCGTTCACGTCTAGGCCCGGCGGAACCGGGTGTGCGGGGGGCCTCGTTCGGGCGAGGCTGACAGGACGCTACGGCAGTTGGACATGGCCGGTCCAGGCCATCGCGAACGCGGGCGCGTTGCCCACCCGGTCAGCGCTGGGGCCACCTGCGCACGTCAGAGCGCTTAACCGCGATTTCCGGGGTGAAACGCTCCCCGGGCATCATCACGGCCGATTTCGACAGATTCATGACCATTATCGTTAATAGTGGATTTGCGGCTGGCGAATAAGTGGTGAATATCCGGGCAGTGCACACCAGCCACTCGGCCGGCGCGGGTGTGCCGATCGTGAGTGGACCGGCCCTGCGGCGCGCGGGAAGGGGCGGTTTCCTCAGCCGCGGCGGGGTGAAGGGGCCTGGCCGCCGTTCAACGCCTGGGAAAGGACCGCTCGAACCCGCTCCGCATCGGGATGCGCGCCTTCGAGCAGGATGGCGGCGCACATCCCGTCGGCCGCGGCCACCATGGTCTCGACCGCGACCGGGTCGGACGTCTGCCGGCGGGCGATCTCGGCCACGGTGTCCCGCCAACGGCGCGCAACGCCACGCAGTGCGGGGCGCCGCGCGGCCAGCGTCGACAGTTCCCGCTCGGCCAGGGCGCGCATCCGGCCGCTTCCCGCTGCCGCCGCGATGAGCTCGGCGACGCCGCCGAGCTCATCGCCGTCCTGCGCGATGATCTGGCGCAGTTGGCTCTCGTACTCCCCGGCGACGGTTGACAGTGCGGCGACGAGCAGGTCGTCCAGGGTCGCGAAGTAGTACGTGGTCAGGCTGGTGGGAACGTCGGCCTCTCGGGCCACGGTGCGGTGCGTGACACCGGCCGCCCCGTCGCGTTCGACAACCCGCAGGGTCGCCTCGATGATCGAGGCGCGGCGGCGTTGCCCGCGGGCCCGCCTGCCATCGGTGACCGGTGGGACCTGCGGTCGCGGGACGCCCTGTTCCACGGCGCTTCCTCCTACCCAAGCCACACGGCACGCCTGCGGAGCAGGACGGCTGACGCTATCAGCGTAGGCACCCGCAGGCGCGGTCCGCACCGCAGGTCACCGTCTGGTGGATGCGGATTCCTCCTCCGGCCGGCGGTCGGGCTCACTGTCCTGGGGGCCGTCGCCGCCAACGGTCCCGACATGCCGCAGCGTGACGGCGGCCAGGATCGCCAGGACCGCGATGGCGGTGCCCGCGGCCACGGAAGCGACGTTCATACCGGTGGTGTAGGCCTCTCTGGCCTGCTGCAGAAGCCCACCGGAGAGGCCCTGCTCCATTGAGACGGCCGCGGCGAGGCTGTCGCCGACCGCCTCGGACAACCGCGGCGCCAGTTCCGCGGGGATGTCCCCGGTGATCCGGTTGCGGTAGACGGCGGTGGAGAGGCTCCCCAGCGTGGCGATCCCCACCGCGACACCGAGTTCCTGCGCGGTCTCCGACATCGCCGAGGCCGAGCCGGCCTTGTCGGGCGGCGCCGCTCCGACCACAAGATCCGTGCCCAACGCCGCGAGCGCGCCCAGCCCGAAGTAGACCAGGCCAAAGCCCGCCACGACCACAGCGATGCTGCCAGCGCCGCTGACCTGGCCGAGTAGCAGGTATCCCACCGAGGACAGGGCCAGGGACCCGGCCACCACGTAGCCGGGACGAACGCGGCGTGCGAGCAGTGGCGCACCGATCGCCGCGGTGAGCATCATCAGGGCGGGCGGTCCCAGCCACGCGCCGGCTGCCAGCGGCGACAACCCCTCAACGAGCTGCAGGTGCTGGGTCACCAGGAACAGGACGCCGCCGATGCTCACCAGTCCGACCAGGAGAACGCCCAGCGCGACGCTGAACGCGCGGCTGGTGAACAGCGTCATGTCCAGCAGCGGGTCGGGCAGCCGGTATTGCCGCCGGACGAACACCACCGCGAGCGCGGTGCCGGCGGCGAGCACGAGCACCATGCCGGGGCGCGCGCCGTAGGCGGCGATGTCCTTGACCGCGTAGACCACCGAGAGCAGCGCCGCGAGGGAGAGCGCGACGCTGGCCAGGTCGATGCGGCCCACCTGCGGGGCGCGGTACTCGGGCAGCAGAACCGGCGCGGCCAGCAGCACCAGTCCGACGATCGGCACTGCTAGCAGGAACACCGAGCCCCACCAGAAGTGCTCCAGAAGCACGCCGCCCACCAGCGGCCCCGCGGCCATGCCGAGCGCGAACATGGTCGCCCAAACCCCGATCGCCAGTGCGCGTTGCCGGGCGTCGGTGAACATGGTGCTGATCAGGGCCAGTGTGGAGGGCATCAAGGTGGCCCCGGCCACGCCCAGCGCCGCACGCGCGACGATCAGCATTTCGGCGCTGGTGGAGTAGGCCGCGAGCACCGAAGCGGCCCCGAAGGCCGCGGCGCCGGTCATCAGCAGGCGGCGCCGGCCGATCCGGTCGCCGAGCGTGCCCATGGTGATCAGGAAGCCGGCGATGAGCAGCCCGTAGGCGTCCACGATCCACAGGGACTGGGTGCTGCTCGGTTGCAGGTCGGCGGCCAGGGACGGAAGAACCAGAAGCAGCACCGTGACGTCCAGGCCGAGCAGCACGGTGGGCAGCGCCAGGACCGCGAGCCCGCCCCATTCCTTGGGGCCGGCTTGGCGCGGGGGCAGGGTGTGCATGCGTATCCCTTCGACGGCGGCTGGGCACCCAGCAATCTAGTTGGACGATAGTTCTAGTTGTACCATGGTCCAATTAGATGGCGGACCGGAGCCGCCACCCGAGTGGGGAACCCGCGCTCCGCTCAGGCAGCGGCTAGGTTTGAGCCATGTGCCGTAACGTCCGCCGCCTGCACAACCTCGACCCGCCCGCGAACGAGACCGAGATCCGCGAGGCCGCGCTGCAGTACGTCCGCAAAGTCAGCGGATCGGCAAAGCCCTCGGCCGCCAACCAGGAGGCGTTCGAGCAGGCGGTGGAGGCCATCGCCGCCACCACCGCCGACCTGCTCGACTCGCTGGTGACAAAAGCGCCCGCCCGCACGCGCGAGCAGGAGCGCGCCCGCGCCCAGGCGCGGGCACAGCGCAGGGTCGAGCCCTCCGCTCGCGACCGCTAGCGCGGCGGTTGCCGGAGTCACCCGCCAGTGGTGCGCTCGACTCCGGATTCGCCGGCGCTCCTGTACAACTCTGGCGTGACGCGCTAACGTACAACCAAATGGTTGTACAAAGTGGCGGCACCACGGACCGCCTACTCCACGCACTGGCCGACGGCACTCGCCGCGACATCCTCCGGCGCTCGGTCCGAGGGGAGTTGTCGGTGTCACAGCTGGCCGAGGCTTACCCGATGAGCTTCGCCGCGGTGCAGAAACACGTCGCGGTCCTGGAGCGAGCCGGCCTGGTCACCAAGGAGCGCCGCGGAAAGGAACAGCTCGTGCGCACCGACCCCGACGCGGTACGACTGGCGCGTCTGGCACTCGAAGAGCTGGAAGCAACCTGGCGCGGGCGCGTGGACCGGATGTCGCAGGTGCTGTCGCAGTCCTTTGACCCGGTCAAGGACACCCCGAACGACGGAAGGAGAGAAGAATGAGCGTCTCCAGTGTTGACAAGGACACCGACAACCTCGCACTCACCCTGGTCTCCGACTTCGACGCGCCGATCGAGCGCGTCTGGCAGCTGTGGGCCGACCCGCGGCAGCTGGAGCGCTGGTGGGGCCCGCCCACCTACCCGGCGACCGTGGAGTTCCACGACCTGACGCCGGGTGGCGAGGTCACCTACTTCATGACGAGCCCTGAGGGGGAGAAGTATCGGGGCTGGTGGCGCATCACCTCGGTGGACCCGCCCACGGCCCTGGAGTTCACGGACGGCTTCGCCAACTCCGACGGGACGGCGAACACCGACCTGCCCAACACCACGGTTCGGGTGCGGCTCAGCACGCACAACGGCGGAACACGGATGGAGCTGCGGACCAACTACGAGTCCCGCGAAACCATGGAGCAGATGCTGCGCATGGGCCAGGCCGAAGGCCTGCAGGCCGCGGTCGGCCAGATGGACGCCCTGCTGGCCGGCTGAGGAAACGACGACACGCCCTGCCCGCCACGGCGAGCGCCGCCCACTCTGGCGCCGCGCCACCCGTGTTGGCAGAGTTGAGCCATGCGCGTCATCGTGGTCGGCGGTGGCATCGTCGGTGCCAGCGCGGCCTTCCATCTGGCCAGCAAGGGCGTGTCCACGACTCTGGTGGACCGCGGACATCCGGGGCAGGCCACGGCCGCCGGGGCCGGCATCGTCTTCCCATGGCCCTTCCCGTGGTCCACTCCGCAGTTGCGGGAGTTCCAGCTACGGGCCGCGGCCCACTACCCCGCCCTCATGGCCGACCTCGCCGCCGACGGAGAGACCACCGGCTACGACGTCGTGGGCGGTCTCTCGGTGAGCACCGACACCAGCGCCGCGGACCGCGACTTCGAGCTGGTGCGCTCGCTGGCCGCCGAACCCGGCTACGAAGGGCTCGGCGAGGTCGCCAGGCTGGCTCCGGGGGAGCCCACGCGGCGCTTCCCGCTGCTCCCACCGGACTACCAGGGCACCAGCGTGGCCGGCATGGCGCGCGTGGACGGCCGCCAGGCCAGCGCCGCGCTCGTCAACGCCGCCGAGAAGCGCGGGATCCGGCGCCTCAACGCCGACGCCGAGCTGATCGGCGAGCAGGGCCGGGTCAGGGGCGTTCGTGTCGGGGGAGAAGAGCACCCTGCCGACGCCGTCATCGTCGCGGGCGGCGCGTGGTCGGCCCGGCTCCTCGCGCCGTTCGGCGTGCGGGTGCCGGTGTTCCCCGTCCGCGGCCAGATCACCCACTTCGCCGCGCCCGGGCAGCTCACCCGCGACTGGCCGTGCGTCCGGCTCGGCGAGCGCGACCACTACCTGCTGACGTTCCCGCCGAACCGGATCGTGACCGGTGGCACCCGCGAACCCGAGGCCGGGTTCGACTACCGGGTGACGGGCGCGGGGCTGCACCAGGTACTCACCGACGCCATCGACATCCTGCCCGGTCTGGCCGAGGCCACCGTCCTGGAGACCCGCGTCGGTTTCCGTCCGGGCAGCCGCGACGGCCTGCCGATCCTCGGCACGGTCGGGGAGCTGCCGGGCGTGGTCGTCGCCACCGGGCTGGGCGCCGAAGGGCTGACCCTGGGCCCCTACCAGGGAGTCGTCGCCGCCCGCTTGGCCATGGGAGAGGAGGCCGAGACCGACCTGGTCCCGTTCCGGCCCGACCGCGAGGTACCGGACGCGGTGGGGTGAGCGGCGCCGGCCGGCACCGCCGGTTCAGCGCAGCAGCGCCGCGATGTCGGAGCCCTGCCAGGTCCCGGCGGCGCCCGGACGCTGGGCCAGATGGGTGGCGGTTCGCTCAACGCTCCAGGCGTGCGCGGCGCGCAGGCCCGCGCCGATGACCCGCAGGTACGCGGCCGAGGGTGCCGCCACGGCGACGTCGGACAGCCTCCAGTGGGCGGTGAAGCCGACCACCGGGCACCCGTCGATGTCGCCGCTGTACAGCAACGTCTCGTAACGGCCCTCGCCGCGGACATCGCGGCCGTCGCGGAGCACCCGGGTGAGGTCGAGGTCGCCGCCCGGATCCCGGTACATCTCCTGGGCCGCGATGTCGCTGAACTGCCCGGCGGTGACCAGGTAGGCCCGCGCCGGAACGGCTCCGGGAAGTCGGGGGTCGTGGATGGCGAGCCCGCCGCCCCACATCGGCGACGCGAGGGCGAAGTAGGTCCCGCCGGCCAGCCACACCGCCCGGCGGGCGCGCGGGAGTGTGCGGTCCCGGCAGCCGGGGTTGGCCCGCGAGCCGCCCGGGGGAGTTCCGCCCGCCACGTAGCAGTTGATCCGGTCAAGGGACATGTTCGCCCCGAAGCTGGCGTACCAGACGAGTTCGGGCTGGTCACGCACCATCGCGCTCGTCTCCTTCCGCTGCGCGCTCCGGGACACCGGTCGCCCCCGAGTGGTGCGGCGACCCTAGCGGTGCGGGCGCGCCCTCCGCGAGCGGCCACAATGGGGCCAGCACGATAGCTGGCGCCGCGCGCCGCTACGAAGAACGGTGCCCGCGAACAACGTGGATGGGAAGACCTGCCTATGCGTCCCAACCTGCACAGGGTCGATCTCGACGGGCCCGGTGAGCTCGCCATGATGGCCCATCCCCGCGGCCTGGACTGGCTCGGGGACGAGATGGCGGCGCTGGCCAGGGAGGGTGTCGACATCGTGGTCTGCGCCCTCACGGAGGCCGAGCGCGACGAGCTGGGACTCGCCGATGAGGAGCGGGAGGCCGGCGGCGCGGGTCTGCGGTTCGTGGGCCTGCCCGTTGCCGACCGCGGGGTGTGGGAGGTGCGGGCGGTGCTGCCCCGGCTCCGGGAACTCGCGCGTGCGCTGCACGGCGGCGCCTCTATCGTCACGCACTGCCGTTACGGCATTGGGCGCGCTTCGGTCCTGGCCGGGGCACTTCTGGTACTCAATGGAGCCGATCCGGAAGAGGTCTGGCCCCGGCTCGAACGGGCTCGCGGGCTCGCGGTGCCGGACACCGCCGAGCA includes the following:
- a CDS encoding ArsR/SmtB family transcription factor translates to MVVQSGGTTDRLLHALADGTRRDILRRSVRGELSVSQLAEAYPMSFAAVQKHVAVLERAGLVTKERRGKEQLVRTDPDAVRLARLALEELEATWRGRVDRMSQVLSQSFDPVKDTPNDGRREE
- a CDS encoding phosphatase domain-containing putative toxin; this encodes MRPNLHRVDLDGPGELAMMAHPRGLDWLGDEMAALAREGVDIVVCALTEAERDELGLADEEREAGGAGLRFVGLPVADRGVWEVRAVLPRLRELARALHGGASIVTHCRYGIGRASVLAGALLVLNGADPEEVWPRLERARGLAVPDTAEQRRWIAELAAHTHG
- a CDS encoding DUF2277 domain-containing protein, coding for MCRNVRRLHNLDPPANETEIREAALQYVRKVSGSAKPSAANQEAFEQAVEAIAATTADLLDSLVTKAPARTREQERARAQARAQRRVEPSARDR
- a CDS encoding NAD(P)/FAD-dependent oxidoreductase; the protein is MRVIVVGGGIVGASAAFHLASKGVSTTLVDRGHPGQATAAGAGIVFPWPFPWSTPQLREFQLRAAAHYPALMADLAADGETTGYDVVGGLSVSTDTSAADRDFELVRSLAAEPGYEGLGEVARLAPGEPTRRFPLLPPDYQGTSVAGMARVDGRQASAALVNAAEKRGIRRLNADAELIGEQGRVRGVRVGGEEHPADAVIVAGGAWSARLLAPFGVRVPVFPVRGQITHFAAPGQLTRDWPCVRLGERDHYLLTFPPNRIVTGGTREPEAGFDYRVTGAGLHQVLTDAIDILPGLAEATVLETRVGFRPGSRDGLPILGTVGELPGVVVATGLGAEGLTLGPYQGVVAARLAMGEEAETDLVPFRPDREVPDAVG
- a CDS encoding SRPBCC family protein, with translation MSVSSVDKDTDNLALTLVSDFDAPIERVWQLWADPRQLERWWGPPTYPATVEFHDLTPGGEVTYFMTSPEGEKYRGWWRITSVDPPTALEFTDGFANSDGTANTDLPNTTVRVRLSTHNGGTRMELRTNYESRETMEQMLRMGQAEGLQAAVGQMDALLAG
- a CDS encoding MFS transporter, with amino-acid sequence MHTLPPRQAGPKEWGGLAVLALPTVLLGLDVTVLLLVLPSLAADLQPSSTQSLWIVDAYGLLIAGFLITMGTLGDRIGRRRLLMTGAAAFGAASVLAAYSTSAEMLIVARAALGVAGATLMPSTLALISTMFTDARQRALAIGVWATMFALGMAAGPLVGGVLLEHFWWGSVFLLAVPIVGLVLLAAPVLLPEYRAPQVGRIDLASVALSLAALLSVVYAVKDIAAYGARPGMVLVLAAGTALAVVFVRRQYRLPDPLLDMTLFTSRAFSVALGVLLVGLVSIGGVLFLVTQHLQLVEGLSPLAAGAWLGPPALMMLTAAIGAPLLARRVRPGYVVAGSLALSSVGYLLLGQVSGAGSIAVVVAGFGLVYFGLGALAALGTDLVVGAAPPDKAGSASAMSETAQELGVAVGIATLGSLSTAVYRNRITGDIPAELAPRLSEAVGDSLAAAVSMEQGLSGGLLQQAREAYTTGMNVASVAAGTAIAVLAILAAVTLRHVGTVGGDGPQDSEPDRRPEEESASTRR
- a CDS encoding TetR/AcrR family transcriptional regulator, with product MEQGVPRPQVPPVTDGRRARGQRRRASIIEATLRVVERDGAAGVTHRTVAREADVPTSLTTYYFATLDDLLVAALSTVAGEYESQLRQIIAQDGDELGGVAELIAAAAGSGRMRALAERELSTLAARRPALRGVARRWRDTVAEIARRQTSDPVAVETMVAAADGMCAAILLEGAHPDAERVRAVLSQALNGGQAPSPRRG
- a CDS encoding histone deacetylase, with amino-acid sequence MVRDQPELVWYASFGANMSLDRINCYVAGGTPPGGSRANPGCRDRTLPRARRAVWLAGGTYFALASPMWGGGLAIHDPRLPGAVPARAYLVTAGQFSDIAAQEMYRDPGGDLDLTRVLRDGRDVRGEGRYETLLYSGDIDGCPVVGFTAHWRLSDVAVAAPSAAYLRVIGAGLRAAHAWSVERTATHLAQRPGAAGTWQGSDIAALLR